One stretch of SAR324 cluster bacterium DNA includes these proteins:
- the thrS gene encoding threonine--tRNA ligase, producing the protein MIEVFLPDGSSCQLPEGATGLDLANSIGRRLAQDAVAVRINEQLSDICLELPNQAQIEIVTRTQPDGVELLRHDAAHVMAQVVKELYPETQVTIGPVIENGFYYDFAREESFTPDDLERIEGRMRELVKEDISIQREVWERDVAITFFEEQGEIYKAQIIRDLPEDEVISLYRQGEFIDLCRGPHLPSTGRLGQGFKLMKLAGAYWRGKSENAMLQRIYGTAWPNEKELNGYLHQLEEAERRDHRRLGREMGLFHFQDEALGSVFWHPKGWTLYRICEQYMRQRLEKAGYVEVKTPQLVDRLLWEKSGHWEKFREHMFIAEVDEGGKGHSEDQRALALKPMNCPGHVQIFRQGIKSYRDLPLRLAEFGSCHRYEPHGALHGLMRVRAFTQDDAHIFCTESQIEGETKAFIELLSTIYQDFGFESFRVKFSDRPEVRAGSDEIWDRAESALLAATRAAGQDYTLNPGEGAFYGPKLEFVLRDAIGRDWQCGTLQVDFVLPERLDANYVAEDGQRYRPVMLHRAILGSFERFLGILVEQFAGRFPLWLAPTQAVLATIVTEANDYALDLQNQLLAAGLRAEVDLRNEKISYKVREHSLQKVPVLLALGRREAEEETVTVRRLGSKEQQTLLFEDFLVQLQAEATPPTLR; encoded by the coding sequence ATGATTGAAGTTTTCCTGCCCGATGGTTCATCTTGTCAATTACCTGAAGGTGCCACAGGATTGGACCTAGCTAACAGCATCGGTCGCCGCTTAGCACAAGATGCAGTGGCTGTTCGTATCAATGAACAGCTCAGTGATATTTGTCTAGAATTGCCCAATCAGGCACAGATCGAAATCGTAACACGAACTCAGCCCGATGGCGTAGAGTTGCTGCGCCATGATGCGGCACATGTGATGGCCCAGGTCGTCAAAGAACTCTACCCAGAAACTCAGGTCACTATTGGTCCGGTGATTGAGAATGGTTTCTATTATGATTTTGCCCGTGAAGAGTCCTTCACTCCTGATGATTTGGAGCGGATTGAAGGCCGGATGCGAGAGTTAGTGAAAGAAGATATCTCTATTCAAAGAGAAGTCTGGGAGCGGGATGTGGCGATCACTTTTTTTGAAGAGCAAGGAGAGATTTACAAGGCACAAATCATTCGTGATCTCCCAGAAGATGAAGTGATCTCCCTCTATCGCCAGGGAGAGTTCATCGACTTATGCCGAGGGCCCCACTTACCTTCAACAGGCCGTTTGGGGCAGGGTTTTAAATTAATGAAACTAGCAGGAGCCTATTGGCGTGGGAAGTCTGAGAATGCAATGCTTCAGCGCATCTATGGCACCGCGTGGCCCAATGAAAAAGAACTCAATGGCTATCTGCATCAACTGGAGGAAGCAGAGCGGCGAGATCATCGACGACTTGGTCGTGAGATGGGGTTGTTTCATTTCCAAGACGAGGCCCTAGGCTCCGTATTTTGGCATCCAAAGGGTTGGACGTTGTACAGAATTTGTGAGCAGTACATGCGTCAGCGCTTGGAAAAAGCAGGCTATGTAGAGGTCAAGACCCCGCAGTTGGTGGACCGATTGCTCTGGGAGAAATCAGGTCACTGGGAAAAATTTCGGGAGCATATGTTCATTGCCGAAGTGGATGAAGGTGGCAAGGGACATAGCGAAGATCAACGCGCTTTGGCTCTCAAACCTATGAACTGTCCAGGGCATGTGCAGATCTTCCGCCAGGGAATCAAGAGCTACCGTGACCTGCCGTTACGTCTTGCCGAGTTTGGTTCTTGCCATCGTTATGAACCACATGGAGCGCTACACGGATTGATGCGCGTACGTGCTTTCACTCAGGATGATGCACACATCTTCTGTACAGAGAGCCAGATTGAGGGAGAAACCAAGGCTTTCATTGAGTTGCTCTCGACCATCTATCAGGACTTTGGCTTCGAAAGTTTCCGCGTAAAATTTTCAGACCGACCTGAGGTTCGTGCTGGTTCTGATGAGATTTGGGATCGTGCAGAATCAGCGCTGCTAGCGGCAACAAGAGCTGCTGGTCAGGATTACACTCTGAATCCAGGAGAAGGCGCCTTCTATGGGCCAAAACTAGAGTTCGTGTTGCGTGATGCAATTGGTCGTGATTGGCAATGTGGAACTCTGCAAGTGGATTTTGTTTTGCCAGAACGCCTTGATGCAAACTATGTCGCAGAAGATGGACAGCGCTACCGACCTGTGATGCTGCACCGTGCGATTCTTGGTTCCTTTGAGAGGTTTCTAGGTATTTTGGTTGAACAGTTTGCTGGACGCTTCCCATTGTGGCTGGCTCCGACACAGGCTGTCTTGGCAACGATCGTCACAGAAGCCAATGACTATGCACTGGATTTGCAAAACCAACTATTGGCTGCGGGCCTACGTGCTGAGGTTGATTTGCGCAATGAGAAAATTAGTTACAAAGTTCGGGAACACAGCCTACAGAAAGTGCCGGTACTACTAGCACTAGGAAGACGAGAGGCCGAAGAAGAAACTGTGACGGTTCGGCGACTAGGCTCTAAAGAACAACAGACGCTACTCTTCGAAGATTTTTTAGTTCAATTGCAAGCGGAAGCGACACCGCCAACTTTGCGATGA